Part of the Gloeocapsa sp. PCC 73106 genome, TTGTCCCATCGCTGAAGCAGCTTTAGCCAAATTCAGGGAAATTGTCGATTTTCCTTCCGAGGGTGCCGAAGAACTAATCACCAGGGACTTAATTAAACTATCTGAGCCCAGCAAACGAATGTTAGTGTAAAAAGAACGAAATGCTTCCAAAAATGGAGAGGAAGTATAGCCTTTATCGTTCTCCTTGGGCTCTTTAGTTTGAGTATCAGAGGTATCGAAACTAAGTTTTTGATTGCCAATACTTAAACTAGGCAAACCAGAGACTAGAACCTTTTGCACCGAGTCTAATTCTTTTTGTAAAGGTATTAAACCAAGAATTGGTAAGTTAACGGTTTCTTTGAGCTCTTCAGAAGAATGAAAAATTGGATCTAAGCGTTCTGCTAAAAATGCCGCTCCTAAACCCAAAAATAACCCACCAATAGTACCCAGAGCTAGACTTCTCAAAGATTTAGGATGAACCGGAGTTTCAGGTATTTTAGCAGGAGCGATCAATTGCCAAGGTAAAGCCTGTTGAGCCGCCTCTAGTTGCAGATTTTCCTGAGCCGCTAAAAAACGATTTAAACTTTCAGTAGCGACATTTGCCTCTCGACTTAAATCGGTATACTGGCGTGCCAAAACCGGAAGCAGCTTGATATCCGCGTTAATACCAACAATGGCTTCGGCTATTCCTTGACGTCTAATTTCCAAGACTTTGAGATTGTTAGCCGCGCCGATGTACTTTTGACTAAGATCCAAGCGTATAGAACTAGGCGCCGTGTAAATAGGTGACTTAATTAACTCCTCTGAAAGGTTATTCCCAAGTACAATTTGGGCTTCTTGAGTCAATAAATCTAATAAATTAGCTCTTTCTTCTTTGAGCGCTTGTATTGTCGGAGTATTGTCAAGAAAACGTACCGATTCTTGAGCCAACTTGATTTCAACATCTTGTAACTGAGTCAGCAATTTTTGATAATGAGGTGATTCACTCAAATAACTCGCTGTTAAAGCTTGTTCTGGTTGAATACCTAATTGTTGCTGAAGTAAATTATACAAAGATTGTGTTTCATTGAATGCTACTTCAGCCTCAAAATATTGAGCTTCCAAGGCGATTAATCGCTCAGTCAGTTTTTGACCTTCAGTTTCCGGACTAATTAAATTGTGTTCTTGGCGAAACTTTTGGAGGGTTTCTTGGAGTGTATTTACTCTCTGTCTCAAACCTGGTAATTGATCTTCTACGTATTCTATGCCCTGTCTAATCTCTGTTTGTCTTTCGTACAAACTATATCGAAGATAACCTTGGGATAGTTGTTGTAAAACAAACTGAATTTTATCGGGGTCTGTATCTTTATAAGATATTTCTAAGATTTTCGTATCGTCGATTTGAGTAATTTTCAGAGGAGGCTTTTTGCTAGGGACCAAAGTATCGTAGGCAATATCTGGATACTGATTAGTAATTTCCGGAATAATTGGTTCCAGAACCTTCGGACTACGCAGAACTTCAATTTGAGTTTCATAGTCCAATGCACCCGCGACAGGTCCCAAAATAGGGATTTGATTGTTTGGGCTTTCATTTTGAGCAGGTTCAACCAGGAGTCGGAACTTACCTTCGTAGACGGGTTCTCTGGTAATCGTCCACAAACCTACCGCTGTGGTAAAACTCACTGCTACCGTAGCGATTAACGGTAAACGGTGTTTGACCACGGTCCAAAGCTGGCGTAAATCTAGAGTTGGTTCTTCCTCTTCAGCGGGACGTTGATTGATTAGTGGTAATAGCGAGTAAAGTAACTGATTGTTGTTGTAGTTGTTATGACCATTGCCATTATTATGGTTATGACCATTGCCATTTAGCGAGACAAATTCTTTAGTATTACTATCTTTCATGTTCACTCCCCTAAATTATTTTCCGAATGTGATCTTAACTCGAATAACCGACGTGATTATCTCAAGAAAGGTATAGCTCTAAGTGGACTTAAAAGCACTCCCATTGTATCTAGAGCCCTCGCGCCTCCTGTGGTATGCACAACGATTACGTCATTTTGACGCAGGGGAGGATTACTGTCTTCACTGAGATTTTCATCAAAATCAATATCTATCGAGCGTTTAGATACGGTTCCGTCCGGATTAAGACGAATTAACTCCACTGCACTGTCTTTAGCACGACCTTGGTTAAACCCACCCGCCGCTAAAATCGCTTGGTTTAACGGAGTATTGGGGGGAATTTTTACTGCACCCGGGGTCTTGACTTCTCCTACGACTTTAA contains:
- a CDS encoding polysaccharide biosynthesis tyrosine autokinase, with amino-acid sequence MKDSNTKEFVSLNGNGHNHNNGNGHNNYNNNQLLYSLLPLINQRPAEEEEPTLDLRQLWTVVKHRLPLIATVAVSFTTAVGLWTITREPVYEGKFRLLVEPAQNESPNNQIPILGPVAGALDYETQIEVLRSPKVLEPIIPEITNQYPDIAYDTLVPSKKPPLKITQIDDTKILEISYKDTDPDKIQFVLQQLSQGYLRYSLYERQTEIRQGIEYVEDQLPGLRQRVNTLQETLQKFRQEHNLISPETEGQKLTERLIALEAQYFEAEVAFNETQSLYNLLQQQLGIQPEQALTASYLSESPHYQKLLTQLQDVEIKLAQESVRFLDNTPTIQALKEERANLLDLLTQEAQIVLGNNLSEELIKSPIYTAPSSIRLDLSQKYIGAANNLKVLEIRRQGIAEAIVGINADIKLLPVLARQYTDLSREANVATESLNRFLAAQENLQLEAAQQALPWQLIAPAKIPETPVHPKSLRSLALGTIGGLFLGLGAAFLAERLDPIFHSSEELKETVNLPILGLIPLQKELDSVQKVLVSGLPSLSIGNQKLSFDTSDTQTKEPKENDKGYTSSPFLEAFRSFYTNIRLLGSDSLIKSLVISSSAPSEGKSTISLNLAKAASAMGQKVLLIDADLRRPQVHHRLGVENQKGLSNVIAMNSDWRSVVKSVPHWENISVITAGDIPPDPTRLLSSQRMQEVMTELENCGDFDLVIYDTPPLLGFADARILAAKTTGIILVAKIGKTDRSAFKQSIEQLKMSHVSLLGVVANNVTRHSHGSYYYYDHHNKYYGRKS